One Thalassotalea atypica DNA window includes the following coding sequences:
- the zapD gene encoding cell division protein ZapD — protein sequence MVLYEHPLNERIRNYLKLEQLFAQVKGYSPEQISNNYQVFFNALFAIIDTMERNDVRGELIKDLEKLEQHLVVWSQSPEIDGGALEDNLKHVIALVCQLKATKPTWFQLRNDKLLASIKQRFAIQGGSSAFDLPQLQFWLHQPIDKITKDIDHWLFLLSQVYQAIKLVLKFIRQRSAFEKIETDSGFFQDSGEGLLLLRIKVTQDAQYYPTVSGNRFRYSIRFMSPCDSRGRKYANQATKFELSRC from the coding sequence TTGGTTTTATACGAGCACCCGCTTAATGAGCGCATCCGCAATTATCTAAAGCTTGAGCAATTATTTGCCCAAGTTAAAGGTTATTCACCTGAGCAAATCTCTAATAACTACCAAGTCTTCTTTAATGCATTATTCGCCATCATTGATACCATGGAGCGTAATGACGTTCGGGGCGAATTAATCAAAGATCTAGAAAAGCTAGAACAACATTTGGTGGTTTGGTCACAATCACCAGAAATTGATGGTGGCGCATTAGAAGACAATTTAAAACATGTCATCGCCTTGGTTTGTCAACTGAAGGCCACCAAGCCTACTTGGTTTCAGCTTAGAAACGATAAATTACTGGCCAGCATAAAACAACGATTTGCGATTCAAGGAGGGAGCTCAGCTTTTGACTTACCTCAACTTCAATTCTGGCTTCATCAACCGATTGATAAGATTACAAAGGATATCGATCACTGGTTATTTTTACTATCACAAGTATATCAAGCAATTAAATTAGTATTAAAATTTATAAGACAACGCAGCGCATTTGAAAAGATAGAAACCGACTCGGGCTTTTTTCAAGATAGTGGTGAAGGACTCTTATTACTTCGCATTAAAGTAACACAAGATGCTCAATATTACCCGACAGTCAGCGGCAACCGTTTTAGATACTCTATTCGATTTATGTCACCTTGTGATAGCAGAGGGAGAAAGTACGCCAATCAAGCGACAAAATTTGAATTGTCTCGCTGCTGA
- the coaE gene encoding dephospho-CoA kinase (Dephospho-CoA kinase (CoaE) performs the final step in coenzyme A biosynthesis.) has protein sequence MIIGLTGGIGSGKTTVSDMFKAHGIDIIDADIVARRVVEPGTKALEQIAVQFGKAILLANGELNRAQLRTIIFNSSSDKEWLNQLLHPLIRQEMLSQLKAAKSSYCILVAPLLIENKLEQFVNRVLVIDINEAQQIERTAKRDHSDEGEVKKIIASQISRSERLAAADDVIDNSSNSADNISIQVGKLHEKYLELAKKSDQK, from the coding sequence ATGATAATAGGACTCACTGGCGGTATAGGTAGCGGTAAAACGACCGTATCAGACATGTTTAAAGCACATGGTATCGATATTATTGATGCTGATATTGTTGCAAGACGAGTCGTTGAACCAGGAACAAAAGCTCTGGAACAAATAGCTGTTCAATTTGGTAAAGCTATATTGCTAGCAAATGGCGAGCTCAATAGAGCGCAACTAAGGACTATAATTTTTAATAGTTCATCAGACAAAGAGTGGCTTAATCAATTACTTCATCCATTAATCAGGCAAGAAATGCTCAGCCAGTTAAAAGCCGCAAAGAGTTCATATTGTATACTGGTAGCACCTTTACTGATAGAAAATAAACTAGAGCAGTTTGTTAACCGAGTGTTGGTAATTGACATAAATGAAGCTCAACAAATCGAACGCACAGCAAAACGTGATCATAGTGATGAAGGTGAAGTAAAAAAGATAATCGCCAGCCAGATCTCTAGAAGCGAAAGATTAGCCGCCGCCGATGATGTGATTGATAATTCAAGTAATAGCGCTGACAATATTTCTATTCAAGTAGGCAAACTGCACGAAAAATACCTCGAATTAGCCAAAAAAAGTGATCAAAAATAA
- a CDS encoding type II secretion system F family protein encodes MAVANASNSSRKGKNVKTKPNDVFVWQGVNRKGKKVNGELSAASALELKTQLRKQGITPGRIKKKPKPLFGLGGSDKAIKPADIATVTRQLATMLGAGVPLVQSIEMIGKGHDNGNMQKLLGDIGLKLSSGLPLSDCLREHPKYFDDLYCDLVASGEQSGALETIYDRIATYKEKAEALKAKIKKAMTYPISVLVIAAIVTSILLIFVVPVFQEIFANFGAELPAFTLLVIGISEFMQAYWYLGLAAMFIAGYMFKKTHQKSQSFRDKVDVSILKIPVVGDILDKAAVARYARTLSTTFAAGVPLIDALESAAGASGNAVYRKAILEIRSEVSSGMQMNLAMRNSQIFPDMVIQMVAIGEESGAVDDMLSKVANVYEAEVDNAVDSLTSLLEPMIMSVLGVVIGGLIIAMYLPIFQIGQVV; translated from the coding sequence ATGGCAGTAGCAAACGCAAGTAATAGCTCTCGAAAAGGTAAGAATGTAAAAACTAAACCAAATGATGTTTTTGTCTGGCAAGGTGTTAACCGAAAAGGAAAGAAAGTTAATGGAGAGCTTTCTGCTGCCAGCGCATTAGAACTCAAGACACAGCTGAGAAAACAGGGGATAACACCGGGCCGGATCAAGAAAAAGCCAAAACCATTATTTGGTCTTGGGGGTAGCGACAAAGCAATTAAACCAGCAGATATAGCTACAGTGACCCGACAGTTAGCAACAATGCTAGGAGCTGGCGTACCATTAGTACAATCAATTGAAATGATTGGTAAAGGCCATGACAATGGCAATATGCAAAAGCTATTAGGTGATATAGGTTTAAAGCTAAGTTCAGGTTTACCCCTTTCAGACTGTTTACGCGAGCACCCTAAATACTTTGATGACTTATATTGCGATTTAGTTGCTTCAGGTGAACAATCCGGCGCATTAGAAACTATATATGATCGAATCGCGACCTATAAAGAGAAGGCAGAAGCATTAAAGGCAAAAATAAAAAAGGCCATGACTTATCCAATATCAGTATTAGTAATCGCAGCGATAGTGACATCAATTTTATTAATATTCGTAGTCCCTGTCTTTCAGGAAATTTTTGCAAATTTTGGCGCAGAATTACCGGCTTTTACATTACTGGTGATAGGTATTTCTGAGTTTATGCAGGCTTATTGGTACCTAGGCTTAGCAGCGATGTTCATCGCTGGTTATATGTTTAAAAAGACCCACCAAAAGAGTCAATCCTTTAGAGACAAAGTCGATGTAAGTATCCTTAAAATTCCTGTCGTTGGTGATATTTTAGATAAAGCCGCGGTTGCGCGTTATGCCCGCACTCTATCCACTACCTTTGCTGCCGGTGTACCATTAATTGATGCTTTAGAATCAGCAGCAGGCGCGTCAGGTAATGCCGTCTATCGAAAGGCTATTCTCGAAATACGCTCAGAAGTATCTTCTGGTATGCAAATGAACTTAGCAATGCGTAACTCGCAGATATTTCCTGATATGGTTATTCAAATGGTGGCTATTGGCGAAGAATCTGGCGCGGTAGATGATATGCTTTCTAAAGTGGCTAACGTGTATGAAGCAGAAGTGGATAACGCGGTAGATTCATTAACCAGTCTATTAGAACCTATGATTATGTCTGTTTTAGGTGTAGTGATTGGTGGCTTGATCATTGCCATGTACTTACCTATTTTCCAAATTGGGCAAGTTGTATAG
- a CDS encoding prepilin peptidase, whose translation MLENLINTFELYPAYFYFSVGIFSLIVGSFLNVVIYRLPKMMEYGWYQECREFLADEVPDKPSRDLKPMSLSKPNSTCPSCGHQIKFYENIPVLSWLLLKGKCSQCKTKISLRYPAIEAITALVGLSVAYYFGVSLLTIWVLLLSYGLICLIMIDFDHMLLPDQITLPLLWLGLLININGSIVPLEQAVIGAIAGYMSLYSVFWAFKLLTGKEGMGHGDFKLVAVFGAWFGWQLLPLLILMSSAVGAIVGVSLMLFKNHQREQAIPFGPYIAVAGWICLLWGNNIWQWYLSQLGM comes from the coding sequence ATGTTAGAAAATCTTATAAACACCTTCGAACTCTACCCCGCTTACTTCTATTTCTCTGTGGGTATATTCTCACTCATAGTCGGAAGCTTCTTAAATGTCGTCATTTATCGTTTACCTAAAATGATGGAATACGGCTGGTATCAAGAATGCCGAGAATTTCTTGCCGATGAAGTGCCAGATAAGCCAAGCCGTGATTTAAAGCCTATGTCACTGTCTAAGCCTAACTCCACGTGTCCTAGTTGCGGTCATCAAATTAAGTTTTACGAAAATATTCCAGTCCTGAGTTGGCTTTTGCTTAAAGGAAAATGCAGTCAGTGTAAAACTAAGATCTCTTTAAGGTACCCGGCAATTGAAGCAATTACGGCATTAGTAGGTTTGTCTGTCGCCTATTACTTTGGCGTCAGCTTACTGACCATTTGGGTGTTATTATTATCATATGGGCTGATATGTCTTATCATGATCGATTTCGATCACATGCTATTACCAGATCAAATTACTTTGCCTTTACTTTGGCTAGGGCTTTTGATCAACATTAATGGCTCCATTGTTCCATTAGAGCAAGCTGTCATTGGTGCAATTGCTGGGTATATGAGTTTATACAGTGTATTTTGGGCATTTAAACTGCTAACAGGCAAAGAAGGTATGGGACATGGTGACTTTAAGCTTGTCGCGGTGTTTGGTGCTTGGTTTGGTTGGCAACTGTTACCTTTATTAATTTTAATGTCTTCTGCAGTAGGTGCGATAGTTGGTGTTTCGCTGATGCTATTCAAAAACCACCAGCGTGAGCAGGCTATCCCATTTGGCCCTTATATTGCTGTTGCTGGCTGGATTTGCCTTCTTTGGGGCAACAATATATGGCAGTGGTATCTTTCACAACTTGGTATGTAA